The proteins below are encoded in one region of Sideroxydans lithotrophicus ES-1:
- a CDS encoding phytanoyl-CoA dioxygenase family protein: MTAELAKFNSDGFFIAKNLLDRQRVQKVVHSLGKTFADQLRGQSGSAESDVFSAMQTLHRCDLGRYKKVAAALWRKLDVYQLTHDPRISGFLRDRFGWRDIFVAGGQVVHIMAHELKIPDGYFGLVTHQDFPSVQGSLDGVVVWIPLVDVDRDNFPLEVIPGSHKRGLLPMTGCGSASWEVAPDQYREADFIPAEVEAGDVIFMSMFTVHRSSTSGTDGRCRLAVSTRFDNADEPTFVDRCYPSAYERSVHRTQYFPDFPSIEQVAAVFQSAEKTELDCGTSTLVEASSNIVRQYKQTVNSEYAKSLDHPFLIQPCKIRSRID; encoded by the coding sequence ATGACTGCGGAGCTGGCAAAATTCAATTCGGACGGGTTCTTCATCGCGAAGAACCTGCTCGACAGGCAACGCGTGCAGAAGGTCGTGCATTCCTTGGGCAAGACTTTTGCCGACCAGTTGCGCGGGCAATCGGGCAGCGCAGAAAGCGATGTATTTTCTGCCATGCAAACGCTGCACCGGTGTGATCTGGGCAGATACAAGAAAGTCGCCGCGGCATTGTGGCGGAAACTCGATGTCTACCAGTTGACCCATGATCCAAGGATCAGCGGTTTCCTGCGCGACAGGTTCGGCTGGCGGGACATCTTCGTCGCTGGCGGGCAGGTGGTCCATATCATGGCGCACGAATTGAAGATCCCCGACGGCTATTTTGGCTTGGTCACCCATCAGGATTTTCCCTCGGTGCAGGGGAGTCTGGATGGCGTGGTCGTGTGGATTCCGCTGGTGGATGTGGACAGGGACAACTTTCCGCTGGAAGTGATCCCGGGCAGCCATAAGCGCGGCTTGCTGCCCATGACAGGATGCGGTAGCGCATCATGGGAGGTGGCGCCCGATCAGTATCGGGAGGCGGATTTTATTCCGGCAGAGGTTGAAGCGGGTGACGTGATCTTCATGTCCATGTTCACCGTCCATCGCAGTTCCACCAGCGGCACCGATGGCAGATGCCGGCTGGCGGTCTCCACCCGGTTCGACAATGCCGACGAGCCGACCTTCGTGGACCGCTGTTATCCAAGCGCCTACGAGCGTTCGGTTCATCGCACACAGTATTTCCCCGATTTCCCTTCCATTGAGCAGGTTGCGGCGGTGTTTCAGAGCGCGGAAAAAACTGAATTAGATTGCGGAACTAGTACATTGGTTGAAGCATCAAGTAACATCGTTCGACAATATAAACAGACTGTGAATAGTGAATATGCCAAAAGTCTCGATCATCCTTTCCTCATACAACCATGCAAAATTCGTTCGCGAATCGATTGA
- a CDS encoding FkbM family methyltransferase: MALKREFVPLETLVGAEQLNKADGFDLDSFSYSTTVRGKSLEWLCLSRRLLWMASGHEHIEPELLDWIDCIPQGEVLYDIGASNGIFALYAAACGLRVIAIEPDPMNYFLLSYNNYLNSRSTGVALEGCYNLAISAAMAVGRIHIKRMELGGHEKILDKPRDVFGQAFQPEYSHPVLKCALDDLSGAMGMPSPGYLKIDVDGSEAEVLSGADASLASAKSVFIELTQEFMDAFAMSFFASRGYTLKSRVQVQNYDGLYNCIFEKGGS, translated from the coding sequence ATGGCGCTCAAACGAGAATTTGTCCCGCTGGAAACACTGGTGGGTGCCGAGCAGCTGAACAAGGCTGATGGTTTCGACCTCGACAGTTTCAGCTATAGCACCACGGTCAGGGGAAAGAGCCTGGAGTGGCTGTGCCTGTCGCGCCGGTTGCTCTGGATGGCAAGCGGACATGAACATATCGAGCCAGAACTCCTGGACTGGATCGACTGTATCCCGCAAGGGGAGGTCTTGTACGACATTGGCGCGAGCAACGGCATCTTCGCCCTGTATGCGGCGGCATGCGGCTTGCGGGTGATTGCGATTGAGCCCGATCCGATGAATTATTTCTTGTTGTCATACAATAATTACCTCAACTCCAGGTCGACTGGCGTTGCGCTGGAAGGTTGCTACAACCTGGCGATCTCGGCTGCCATGGCGGTGGGTCGCATCCATATCAAGCGGATGGAGCTGGGTGGGCACGAAAAGATACTGGACAAGCCCAGGGATGTGTTCGGACAGGCCTTCCAGCCGGAATATTCGCATCCGGTATTGAAGTGCGCCCTGGATGATCTGAGTGGCGCGATGGGTATGCCCAGCCCCGGGTACCTGAAGATCGATGTCGATGGCTCAGAGGCGGAGGTGCTGTCCGGTGCAGATGCCAGCCTGGCTTCGGCAAAGTCGGTATTCATCGAATTGACGCAGGAATTCATGGATGCGTTCGCGATGTCGTTCTTTGCAAGCCGCGGTTATACCTTGAAGAGCAGGGTGCAGGTGCAGAACTACGACGGTCTGTATAACTGCATCTTTGAAAAAGGGGGAAGCTGA
- a CDS encoding acetyltransferase, whose protein sequence is MSKVVIFGIRDFAELAHFYLEHDSPHEVVAFSVNRDYLPEGRVFRGLPVVPFEEVQGVYPPGEHMFFAPMSPKNMNRDREQVYKSIKAKGYGCISYVSSKATMFGNEIGDNCFILEDNTIQPFTRIGSNVVLWSGNHIGHHGVIHDHVTFTSHVVMSGHCEIGPYSFFGVNATLRDGLKIAEGTFVAMAAAVMKDTEAWGAYKGNPAEKLAMPSTKIRM, encoded by the coding sequence ATGTCTAAGGTCGTGATCTTTGGCATCAGGGACTTCGCCGAGCTGGCGCACTTCTACCTGGAGCATGATTCGCCGCATGAAGTGGTCGCGTTCAGCGTCAATCGCGATTACCTGCCCGAGGGGCGCGTGTTTCGTGGTCTGCCGGTGGTGCCATTCGAAGAGGTGCAGGGTGTCTATCCACCCGGCGAGCACATGTTCTTTGCGCCCATGTCGCCGAAGAACATGAACCGCGACCGCGAACAGGTCTACAAATCCATCAAGGCCAAGGGCTACGGCTGCATCAGCTATGTCAGCAGCAAGGCGACGATGTTCGGCAACGAGATCGGCGACAACTGTTTCATACTGGAAGACAATACCATCCAGCCGTTCACCCGGATCGGCAGCAACGTCGTGCTGTGGAGCGGCAATCACATCGGCCATCACGGCGTGATCCACGACCACGTGACCTTCACCTCGCATGTCGTGATGTCGGGACATTGCGAGATCGGCCCATACAGCTTCTTCGGCGTGAACGCCACCCTGCGCGACGGACTGAAGATCGCCGAAGGTACTTTCGTGGCGATGGCGGCGGCGGTGATGAAGGATACCGAGGCATGGGGGGCATACAAGGGTAACCCAGCCGAGAAATTGGCCATGCCGAGTACCAAGATAAGGATGTAA